The Carnobacterium divergens genome includes a window with the following:
- a CDS encoding Gp15 family bacteriophage protein, whose translation MISLAFGINNDIELNGVTYPLDLDFSTVLRIFEMFQDDDLEEGYKFAGVLMGIAGLSEDEILDLNDQDKIDLYLKITERITNSFANEVEAEKEFDLKGNVIHEEIKKEDYNLTEDAPYIFASFYKDYKIDLIESRGNLHWDKFNALLVSLSDETKFKKVIEIRQMKETDDMTSEQKTALKKAKKAYALKSSQQAIEFEEMDIKQKREWFAKQQRKSGELIE comes from the coding sequence ATGATCTCACTAGCGTTTGGAATAAATAACGATATTGAGTTAAATGGCGTTACCTATCCTCTTGATTTAGATTTTTCGACCGTTCTTAGAATCTTTGAAATGTTTCAAGATGATGATTTAGAAGAAGGCTATAAGTTCGCCGGTGTTCTCATGGGGATTGCGGGGCTTTCAGAAGATGAAATTCTTGATTTAAACGATCAAGATAAAATTGATTTGTATCTTAAAATTACTGAACGAATAACTAATTCGTTTGCTAATGAAGTTGAAGCAGAAAAAGAATTTGATCTAAAAGGTAATGTGATTCATGAAGAAATAAAAAAAGAAGATTATAACTTAACTGAAGATGCACCTTATATTTTTGCTAGCTTCTATAAGGATTACAAAATTGATTTAATCGAATCAAGAGGCAATTTGCATTGGGACAAGTTTAACGCTCTTTTAGTTTCTTTATCTGATGAAACAAAGTTTAAAAAAGTGATTGAAATTCGTCAGATGAAAGAAACAGACGATATGACTTCAGAACAAAAAACAGCTTTAAAAAAGGCAAAAAAAGCATATGCGCTTAAATCGTCACAACAAGCTATTGAATTTGAAGAAATGGACATTAAACAAAAAAGGGAGTGGTTCGCCAAACAACAAAGAAAGAGTGGTGAATTAATTGAGTGA
- a CDS encoding Ig-like domain-containing protein, translating into MVYQKINYPVTKPSSVQVDKATISIAVGGKATIIATVLPEVVAQEVTFVSADTSKVTVKATGEYTAIAEGSSVITVATKEDPTIKTTVTVNVTAVS; encoded by the coding sequence ATGGTTTACCAGAAGATAAATTACCCAGTAACTAAGCCGTCTAGCGTTCAAGTAGACAAAGCAACAATTTCTATTGCTGTAGGTGGAAAAGCAACAATTATCGCAACTGTTTTACCAGAAGTTGTCGCCCAAGAAGTTACATTTGTATCTGCAGATACTTCTAAAGTTACCGTAAAGGCAACCGGTGAGTACACAGCAATTGCAGAAGGGTCATCTGTTATTACAGTAGCAACTAAGGAAGATCCGACGATTAAAACGACGGTAACTGTTAATGTTACTGCGGTATCGTAA
- a CDS encoding minor capsid protein produces the protein MSINVRFNGDYHKKKLKYAAKRAIEPVTLQVAKDANRYVAKDTGALESSVWGASNFPLGRIVWAAEYAAAIYFGSQSLKHDKNPLASHLWFEVAKKNDLEKWLKVTKNAIRANL, from the coding sequence TTGAGTATTAATGTACGATTTAATGGTGATTATCATAAAAAAAAGTTGAAATATGCTGCTAAACGAGCAATAGAACCAGTTACACTTCAAGTTGCAAAGGATGCAAATAGATACGTCGCTAAAGATACGGGAGCGTTAGAATCATCCGTTTGGGGTGCTAGTAATTTCCCTCTAGGTCGTATCGTTTGGGCTGCAGAGTACGCAGCTGCTATTTATTTTGGGAGTCAGTCGCTAAAACATGATAAAAACCCACTTGCATCTCATTTATGGTTCGAGGTTGCGAAGAAAAACGATTTAGAAAAGTGGCTTAAAGTTACGAAAAATGCAATAAGAGCCAATTTATAA
- a CDS encoding XkdF-like putative serine protease domain-containing protein, producing the protein MPRELKNVNVTHVSFVDKAANKKKFFLTKSADKSDPVFETTVRTITKADDPQKLVYGVVYEPDVKDAHDDFMTADEIEKAAHGFMQNYQQIDKQHDFEAGAGTVVQSYIAPCDLDVGETIAKGSWVLVTKATDEIWESIQKGEFTGYSLAGTAEPIEKQTENGLINEFKSFMKSFFNTQKQEDEEMKIEDITKALTDALQPVNKRLEKLEKASTDGTKEKTPEELAAEKKKKEEADASDAVAKAVEAATKPLIDRIEKMENTRKSNAVEPTYSTQEEVKKSEVPSYVDAVYTLDD; encoded by the coding sequence ATGCCTAGAGAATTAAAGAATGTGAACGTTACGCATGTTTCGTTTGTTGACAAAGCAGCAAATAAAAAGAAATTCTTTTTGACTAAATCAGCTGATAAATCCGATCCAGTATTTGAAACTACGGTACGAACTATCACGAAGGCTGATGACCCTCAAAAGCTTGTTTATGGTGTTGTTTATGAGCCAGATGTTAAAGATGCACATGATGATTTCATGACTGCGGACGAAATCGAGAAGGCGGCTCATGGGTTTATGCAAAATTATCAACAGATTGATAAGCAACATGATTTTGAAGCAGGAGCCGGAACAGTCGTGCAGTCTTATATTGCGCCATGTGATTTAGATGTGGGTGAAACCATTGCTAAAGGTAGTTGGGTGCTTGTTACAAAAGCAACTGATGAAATTTGGGAATCCATTCAAAAAGGCGAATTTACAGGATATTCATTAGCAGGTACTGCTGAGCCAATAGAAAAACAAACAGAAAACGGACTTATAAATGAATTCAAATCATTTATGAAGTCTTTTTTTAATACCCAAAAACAGGAGGATGAAGAAATGAAAATTGAAGACATTACAAAGGCGCTTACTGATGCATTGCAACCAGTAAACAAGCGTTTAGAAAAATTAGAAAAAGCTAGCACTGATGGCACAAAAGAAAAAACGCCAGAAGAATTAGCAGCAGAAAAGAAGAAAAAAGAAGAAGCTGATGCATCAGACGCAGTAGCAAAAGCGGTGGAAGCTGCAACGAAACCATTAATTGATCGCATTGAAAAAATGGAGAACACTCGTAAATCAAATGCGGTGGAACCAACCTATTCAACGCAAGAAGAAGTTAAAAAATCAGAAGTGCCATCGTATGTTGATGCAGTTTATACATTAGACGACTAA
- a CDS encoding tape measure protein, producing the protein MSDGNVIIDVELNTSKAESDVDSLDSKISGISKSGEQGSIGIGKIASALGLVQVAGKAIDMIKGSIQSAFGRIDTMESFQRVMKALTGDTNVANNVLSDLKVVTKGTAFGLDTAAKAVQGFVTRGVEIPKATKYFQAFGDAVAFYGDGSKEQLENVSDALGKMLSKGKVSMDQMDRLTDAGIDGVGTYAKATGKSVETVQEELSKGSISATDFVDVVSTAFEEGTNGVTKIAGAARDAGATWGAVFTNMKAAVTRGVVAIIQAIDAGLQSAGLSNMRAMVAQVGTVFEDTLTKIAEKIPPVIAFIANLVKTLKPLVPVVLAVGAAFLTFATGMSVMSKIQDVVKWVKGLSQAFDVLKVAVLGHPILALAAVLVGLGIAFYTAYQKSETFRSVVDKLVAPMMKVIDGAKLMGQALIEMVTNGPGEKIAELREQFIKLFPAELWDNFIKFTAKLSDLKEGIKLAFMTIKEMVTNGPSKAIADLGQQFTLLFSFKAWDNILILARALKTLKDNAVSAFSGLKVVTDGIKDLFAGDYENGMLSMMKILPVDVVIAITKGVDLIKEAFTGLKNFIKGFDFSGSSFVKLGLTIAAIAFPILRLKTGILGLSKVFSLIKVPGAFSALPGLIGPIIQAVGGLGLSVLKLANPFSSIGTMVLGLFKSFSMGSGALSLLKVGLTSLLGPFGLLIKIIALVSAAFAGAGLFADMDKMLNKVDEFADNIAKAAPRIGSAIGKMVKGIGQGIAKALPGIIEAGLLIVSGLMTGLAKGIPGVAKAAGALILAITQAILVLIPLIAACASAIMVTFLASLSKEMPPIIKAFGKLVVDILLALTKALPDIVTAGLNLISAVIDGITKGLPRYITAVSNLIVTFLTGITENLPRILNSGVDLLMAFLNGMIERLPEIVTTTMTLIIAFLDAVTAKLPDIITSGANLIIAWLQGIALNLPGIINAAVDVIVAFLQGIANNLPKIINSAVDVIVAFIQGIGEAIPRLASAAMDVVDNLVQAIIDISDRMAKAAIALMNGLAKSIRDNREDLKTAAEDLLKAILEGIPGYGLFERGKQLAQGLMDGIGNIGKAIGGAIDKVNPFTKSFSVQAIGPEAPSTFSSPVVARSAFAMPVMPTAETFAMPRLRAEQAIGSVSIPTGSVSSSSGSKKSIKRLSDTNKEVVRLLGVIAEKDFAFNVNGRRMSEELAPTGDAIQMQRTKLGGWGLEMQ; encoded by the coding sequence TTGAGTGATGGGAATGTAATTATTGATGTTGAACTGAACACCAGCAAGGCTGAAAGTGATGTTGATTCTTTAGATAGTAAAATATCCGGAATAAGTAAGAGCGGTGAACAAGGAAGCATTGGTATTGGGAAAATTGCTAGTGCTTTAGGTTTAGTGCAAGTAGCAGGTAAAGCAATTGATATGATAAAAGGCTCCATTCAATCGGCATTTGGCCGTATTGATACAATGGAGTCTTTTCAACGTGTTATGAAGGCTTTAACTGGTGATACGAACGTTGCCAATAATGTATTAAGTGATTTGAAAGTAGTAACAAAAGGGACTGCATTTGGTCTTGATACTGCTGCAAAAGCGGTTCAAGGATTTGTTACTCGTGGTGTAGAAATTCCAAAAGCAACAAAGTATTTCCAAGCGTTCGGTGATGCGGTTGCCTTTTATGGTGATGGATCAAAAGAACAGCTTGAAAATGTTTCAGATGCTTTAGGAAAAATGCTTTCTAAAGGCAAAGTATCAATGGATCAGATGGATAGGTTAACCGATGCCGGTATTGATGGAGTTGGAACGTATGCAAAAGCAACAGGAAAATCAGTTGAAACCGTACAAGAGGAACTTTCTAAAGGTTCTATCAGTGCTACTGATTTCGTAGATGTTGTTTCTACTGCATTTGAGGAAGGTACGAATGGCGTTACTAAAATTGCAGGTGCTGCAAGGGATGCCGGGGCAACATGGGGCGCTGTATTTACAAACATGAAAGCAGCGGTTACTCGTGGGGTTGTGGCGATTATCCAAGCAATTGATGCAGGTTTACAAAGTGCCGGTTTAAGCAACATGAGAGCAATGGTGGCGCAAGTAGGTACAGTATTTGAAGATACTTTAACAAAAATAGCTGAAAAAATTCCGCCAGTCATCGCTTTTATCGCTAACTTAGTCAAGACCTTAAAACCATTAGTGCCAGTTGTACTAGCTGTAGGTGCTGCATTTTTAACTTTTGCTACTGGAATGTCGGTCATGTCAAAAATTCAAGATGTTGTTAAGTGGGTTAAAGGGTTAAGCCAAGCTTTTGATGTTTTAAAAGTAGCGGTATTAGGACATCCTATACTAGCTTTAGCTGCTGTATTAGTTGGTTTAGGAATCGCCTTCTATACTGCTTATCAAAAATCAGAAACATTTAGAAGTGTAGTTGATAAATTAGTTGCTCCGATGATGAAGGTTATTGACGGTGCAAAACTAATGGGGCAAGCCTTAATTGAAATGGTCACGAATGGACCGGGTGAAAAGATTGCAGAACTAAGAGAACAATTTATAAAACTGTTTCCTGCTGAATTATGGGACAATTTTATTAAATTTACAGCTAAATTAAGCGATTTAAAAGAAGGTATTAAGCTAGCCTTTATGACTATAAAAGAAATGGTTACAAATGGACCTAGTAAAGCAATTGCTGATTTAGGTCAGCAGTTCACCTTATTATTTTCTTTTAAAGCATGGGATAATATTTTAATTTTAGCTAGAGCATTGAAAACGTTAAAAGACAATGCAGTCAGTGCATTTAGTGGCTTAAAAGTAGTAACTGATGGAATTAAAGACCTATTTGCAGGAGATTATGAAAACGGGATGCTTTCAATGATGAAAATTCTCCCAGTTGATGTTGTTATTGCTATCACTAAAGGCGTTGATTTAATCAAAGAAGCTTTTACCGGGTTGAAAAACTTTATTAAAGGTTTTGATTTTAGTGGATCAAGTTTCGTAAAACTTGGTTTGACAATAGCTGCAATAGCATTTCCGATACTGAGATTAAAAACAGGAATATTGGGATTAAGCAAAGTTTTTTCGTTAATAAAAGTACCGGGTGCTTTTTCAGCATTGCCAGGTTTAATCGGCCCTATCATTCAAGCGGTTGGCGGTTTGGGATTGAGCGTTTTAAAACTTGCTAACCCTTTCAGTTCAATAGGCACTATGGTATTGGGATTGTTTAAAAGTTTCAGTATGGGATCCGGAGCGTTAAGTTTGTTGAAAGTAGGATTAACTTCATTGTTGGGACCGTTCGGATTGTTGATAAAAATTATTGCGCTTGTGTCTGCAGCCTTTGCAGGTGCCGGCTTATTTGCTGATATGGATAAAATGCTAAACAAAGTAGATGAATTTGCTGATAATATCGCTAAAGCAGCACCTAGAATTGGCAGCGCAATAGGCAAAATGGTAAAAGGTATCGGACAAGGTATTGCTAAAGCATTGCCAGGTATTATCGAAGCGGGTTTATTAATCGTTTCCGGATTAATGACAGGTTTAGCAAAAGGAATACCAGGAGTAGCAAAAGCTGCGGGTGCATTAATATTAGCAATCACTCAAGCTATTTTAGTTTTAATTCCCCTCATTGCAGCGTGTGCTTCAGCAATAATGGTTACTTTTTTAGCTTCACTATCTAAAGAAATGCCACCGATTATCAAAGCTTTTGGAAAATTAGTTGTTGATATTCTTTTAGCATTAACAAAAGCATTACCGGATATTGTGACGGCTGGATTGAATTTAATTTCAGCGGTGATTGATGGAATTACAAAAGGTTTACCGAGATACATTACGGCAGTAAGTAATTTGATAGTCACTTTTTTAACTGGAATTACTGAAAATCTCCCAAGAATATTAAATTCCGGTGTTGATCTATTAATGGCATTTTTAAACGGAATGATTGAAAGGTTGCCGGAAATAGTGACAACAACAATGACATTGATTATTGCTTTTTTAGATGCTGTTACAGCTAAATTGCCCGATATTATAACTAGTGGTGCAAATTTAATAATCGCATGGTTGCAAGGTATTGCTCTAAATTTACCAGGGATTATTAATGCCGCCGTTGATGTAATCGTGGCATTTTTACAAGGAATTGCAAATAATTTACCAAAAATTATAAATTCGGCAGTAGATGTTATTGTTGCGTTTATTCAAGGTATTGGGGAAGCAATCCCTAGATTAGCTAGCGCTGCAATGGATGTGGTAGATAATTTAGTGCAGGCTATTATTGATATTTCAGACAGGATGGCTAAAGCAGCAATTGCTCTAATGAATGGATTAGCTAAATCAATTAGGGATAATAGAGAAGATTTGAAAACAGCAGCAGAAGATTTACTCAAAGCTATTTTAGAAGGTATTCCTGGATATGGATTGTTTGAAAGAGGGAAACAGCTAGCGCAGGGGTTAATGGATGGGATAGGGAATATAGGAAAAGCGATCGGTGGAGCGATTGATAAAGTCAATCCATTCACTAAATCATTCAGTGTTCAAGCAATTGGACCAGAAGCTCCTTCTACTTTTTCAAGTCCAGTTGTGGCAAGAAGTGCTTTTGCAATGCCCGTAATGCCAACAGCTGAAACTTTCGCAATGCCTAGATTAAGAGCAGAGCAAGCAATTGGAAGTGTTTCTATTCCAACTGGTAGCGTTTCGTCTAGTTCCGGATCTAAGAAATCAATAAAAAGACTATCAGACACTAATAAAGAAGTGGTTAGACTGTTAGGTGTTATTGCTGAAAAAGATTTTGCTTTTAATGTGAATGGTCGAAGAATGTCAGAAGAGCTAGCTCCAACGGGCGATGCCATTCAAATGCAACGTACTAAATTAGGTGGATGGGGGTTAGAAATGCAATGA
- a CDS encoding putative minor capsid protein codes for MPFKAIPKKALIHEVEYKEKKESTSGWGGSGDAKTQTIKHVRFEPSSEVVKTGENEEKLIRGSLYIDAKHSEPFIIPVVDSIVVFNGNKLIVQSSEPVYATNDKPHHVEVTLI; via the coding sequence GTGCCATTTAAAGCAATCCCCAAAAAAGCGCTAATTCATGAAGTGGAGTACAAAGAAAAGAAAGAATCAACTAGTGGATGGGGTGGAAGCGGTGATGCTAAGACCCAAACAATAAAGCATGTAAGATTCGAACCGTCTTCCGAAGTAGTAAAAACAGGAGAAAACGAAGAGAAATTGATTCGAGGTTCATTGTATATTGATGCTAAACATTCTGAACCGTTTATCATCCCTGTAGTTGATTCTATTGTTGTTTTTAACGGCAATAAATTAATTGTACAAAGTAGCGAACCTGTTTACGCAACAAATGATAAGCCACATCATGTTGAGGTGACTTTAATTTGA
- a CDS encoding phage tail tube protein, with product MPEVLEGFLPNYMTKFEIGPDKESLFEMAEGIQSVEPANDEETEDYTYYSHKGGKETDVTSVSRSEAFKGHRTYKNDEAQEFIRNGLNSPGKGRKCHFRVTEPDGRIVEGPASFSGIVHRGGDANSRGTFEVTVTFDGLPEDKLPSN from the coding sequence ATGCCAGAAGTTTTAGAAGGATTTTTACCTAACTACATGACTAAATTTGAAATTGGCCCTGATAAAGAATCTTTATTTGAAATGGCCGAAGGAATTCAATCGGTTGAGCCAGCAAACGATGAAGAAACAGAAGACTACACTTATTACAGTCATAAAGGTGGTAAAGAAACGGATGTCACCAGCGTAAGTCGTTCAGAAGCGTTCAAAGGACACAGAACTTATAAAAATGATGAAGCACAAGAGTTCATTCGTAATGGTTTAAATTCACCGGGGAAAGGGCGCAAATGTCATTTCCGTGTAACAGAACCAGATGGACGAATTGTTGAAGGACCTGCTTCATTTAGTGGTATTGTTCATCGTGGTGGGGACGCAAATAGCCGTGGAACATTTGAAGTTACAGTTACATTTGATGGTTTACCAGAAGATAAATTACCCAGTAACTAA
- a CDS encoding phage capsid protein, whose translation MPISNELLLKQMAAIQKAGNNVTLRDDNARAFVLDTIASNTTLQKLNVYFAKSGVGSIDKLGVKKRTLKRHQGINTKPDGTDIKEESSVSFNLVPIYMDTWIENSNTFYTARTRGQDIRQALLSLMQSQYGADMQDLAFNGDEASDDPFLKLNDGYIKVAKSSAKVKYAGLDKLPTIQELTTYTGDFDDKDINSTFKWFMSRATNLHYVAEIQNRQTNLGDATIVGGVLTNIAGYSVEIVDGFPNSVILFTPFENLTVVAGLDVTLTTAAQDSVAVAKQATYHFLKNDNDFIIRNTDMIAYIDAIKEPAEKKK comes from the coding sequence ATGCCAATTTCAAATGAATTATTATTAAAACAAATGGCAGCTATTCAAAAAGCTGGAAACAATGTAACGTTACGTGATGACAATGCCCGAGCATTTGTACTAGATACCATCGCATCAAATACAACTTTACAAAAATTAAATGTGTACTTTGCTAAAAGCGGAGTAGGATCTATTGATAAGTTAGGCGTTAAAAAACGTACACTAAAAAGACATCAAGGTATCAATACTAAACCAGATGGGACAGATATTAAAGAAGAATCTAGCGTTTCGTTTAATCTTGTTCCAATTTATATGGATACATGGATTGAAAACAGCAATACTTTCTATACTGCTCGTACTCGTGGCCAAGATATCCGTCAAGCTTTGCTATCACTTATGCAAAGTCAATACGGTGCAGATATGCAAGATTTAGCCTTCAACGGGGACGAAGCTAGTGATGATCCATTCCTAAAATTAAATGATGGGTATATTAAAGTAGCTAAGTCTAGCGCAAAAGTTAAATATGCAGGATTAGATAAGTTACCTACAATTCAAGAATTAACCACTTATACTGGTGATTTTGATGATAAAGATATTAATTCAACATTCAAGTGGTTTATGAGTCGTGCAACAAATCTTCACTATGTGGCAGAAATCCAAAACAGACAAACCAATTTAGGAGATGCGACAATTGTTGGCGGTGTTTTAACTAATATTGCCGGATATTCTGTAGAAATCGTTGATGGCTTCCCTAATTCGGTGATTTTATTTACACCGTTTGAAAACTTAACAGTTGTTGCCGGTTTAGATGTGACTCTTACTACAGCAGCTCAAGATAGCGTGGCTGTTGCGAAACAAGCAACGTACCATTTCTTGAAAAATGATAATGACTTTATTATCCGAAACACAGATATGATTGCTTATATTGATGCGATTAAAGAGCCAGCTGAAAAGAAAAAATAG
- a CDS encoding phage tail domain-containing protein: MMKNLYDYGIFFNGKHSGEFGLDVLTKQITFPEKIKTLQSIPHSNVVYDFSLVYGTQNYQERTFTIEFNIVDRNLWTREAMYIQWTKVLAWLMEPSQKIPLYDDIMKEYYYLGEVQKKPDFEELRFRGKLTVEFQCYPFRIHELQEGNDIWDTFNFELDIAQIVKHDIKGSKQITLYNIGMSNLAPVVVATSEMEVQFKGKNYKVLAGENKVTGFYLLPGINEFKVIGNGTIEFKFHKEVI, encoded by the coding sequence ATGATGAAAAATTTATATGATTATGGGATCTTTTTTAACGGTAAACATTCGGGAGAATTTGGTCTGGATGTCTTAACTAAACAAATAACGTTTCCCGAAAAAATAAAAACATTACAAAGTATCCCTCATTCCAATGTTGTCTATGATTTCTCATTAGTTTACGGGACTCAAAACTATCAAGAAAGGACATTTACTATTGAATTTAATATTGTTGATCGTAATTTATGGACCAGAGAAGCGATGTATATTCAATGGACTAAAGTTTTAGCTTGGCTAATGGAACCTAGTCAAAAGATTCCTCTTTATGACGATATCATGAAAGAATATTATTATCTTGGTGAGGTGCAAAAGAAGCCAGACTTTGAAGAATTGCGGTTCAGAGGGAAGTTAACAGTTGAGTTCCAATGTTACCCTTTTAGAATACACGAATTGCAAGAGGGTAACGACATATGGGATACTTTTAATTTTGAATTAGATATAGCTCAAATTGTTAAACATGATATTAAGGGATCTAAACAGATTACTTTATATAACATTGGCATGTCTAATTTGGCACCAGTGGTTGTAGCAACTTCTGAAATGGAGGTCCAGTTCAAAGGCAAAAACTACAAAGTTCTTGCTGGAGAAAATAAAGTGACAGGATTCTATTTATTGCCGGGTATTAATGAGTTCAAAGTTATCGGCAACGGAACAATCGAGTTTAAGTTTCACAAGGAAGTGATTTAA
- a CDS encoding minor capsid protein, whose product MDFYESLAKFLNDHLELTSINGHILFDASTNNEKDICILDAPSANGARYYNNDTTYNMVVQIIVKNTDQHTAYLEAMQIYQLLDMLPIKVNKDFLTIESQNDSFIFNASEGYTLPRKIEKTEHNAYIYSMLIKADILIKNRKGMMK is encoded by the coding sequence ATGGATTTTTACGAATCGTTAGCCAAATTTTTAAACGATCATTTAGAACTTACCTCGATTAATGGCCATATTTTGTTTGATGCATCTACAAACAACGAAAAGGATATTTGTATTTTAGATGCGCCATCAGCAAATGGGGCTAGATATTATAATAACGACACTACCTATAATATGGTGGTGCAAATTATAGTGAAGAATACGGATCAGCATACGGCTTATTTGGAAGCCATGCAGATTTATCAATTATTGGATATGTTGCCAATTAAAGTGAATAAAGACTTTCTAACAATCGAAAGCCAAAATGACAGCTTTATTTTCAATGCATCCGAAGGGTACACGTTACCACGGAAAATTGAAAAAACAGAACACAATGCATATATCTACTCGATGCTTATTAAAGCAGATATATTAATAAAAAATAGAAAAGGAATGATGAAATAA
- a CDS encoding phage tail protein yields MYQVLIKDGPKGDELEIHSPFSNDLKLDKGSVKKGINTFDSFNLSFLPNNPAFGKIKPLTTLIRVFDSQLNKNIFKGRVFIPTDQMESSGGFNCSYTCASDLSYLQDTVQKYAKIQNTTPEQIFRYLIDVHNSQAEEHKRFIVGIVTVTNNTDNVYRYIDDLATTWDTIQDKLISRLGGELRIREVNGVNYIDYVTEIGEHTDTTIELSKNLISITKIVDPTEIVTRIYPRGERLEGEEEGNADASQPRLTIASVNNGREYLSASDELIKEFGIIEKAVEWSDVTQPLILKSKGQQYLDEQKSAKTQYSIAAVDLSLIDMDIRRFEVANYYFLKNTVMGIDDELRVVGITIDIIDVETSELTIGDRFISLSQYQAELKKKNNALND; encoded by the coding sequence ATGTATCAAGTCTTAATTAAGGATGGACCTAAAGGCGATGAGTTAGAAATTCATTCGCCTTTTTCTAATGACTTGAAATTGGATAAAGGGAGCGTAAAAAAAGGTATCAATACATTTGATAGCTTTAATTTATCTTTTTTACCAAATAACCCAGCCTTTGGAAAAATTAAACCGCTGACCACGCTTATAAGAGTTTTTGATAGTCAATTAAATAAAAATATTTTTAAAGGTAGAGTTTTTATTCCGACGGATCAGATGGAATCAAGTGGAGGTTTTAACTGTAGCTATACTTGTGCTTCGGATTTAAGTTATTTACAAGACACTGTTCAGAAGTATGCAAAAATCCAAAACACAACACCTGAACAAATTTTTAGATATCTAATTGATGTGCATAATTCGCAGGCGGAAGAACATAAGCGATTTATTGTTGGTATCGTAACGGTTACGAACAACACTGATAATGTTTATCGTTATATAGATGATTTGGCCACCACATGGGACACAATACAGGATAAGTTGATTAGTCGTCTAGGCGGGGAATTAAGAATTCGAGAAGTAAATGGCGTGAATTATATTGATTACGTGACGGAAATTGGAGAACATACTGATACGACAATTGAATTATCTAAAAATTTAATTTCAATTACTAAGATTGTTGATCCAACTGAAATAGTCACAAGGATATATCCAAGAGGAGAACGTTTAGAAGGCGAAGAAGAAGGCAACGCAGATGCTTCACAGCCACGATTGACAATCGCAAGCGTTAATAATGGACGAGAGTATTTGAGCGCTTCTGATGAGTTAATAAAAGAGTTTGGAATAATTGAAAAAGCAGTTGAATGGTCAGACGTCACACAACCTCTAATTTTGAAGTCAAAAGGTCAACAATACCTAGACGAACAGAAATCAGCGAAAACGCAATACAGCATAGCAGCGGTTGATTTATCATTGATTGATATGGATATCCGAAGATTTGAAGTAGCCAACTATTATTTCTTGAAAAATACTGTTATGGGAATTGACGATGAGTTACGAGTAGTCGGAATTACAATTGATATCATTGATGTAGAAACGTCTGAACTGACAATTGGTGATCGTTTTATTTCATTATCACAGTACCAAGCAGAATTAAAAAAGAAAAATAACGCGTTGAATGATAT